TCGTGCCGCCCGCACCGGCAACGTCGAGCGCCGCGAACGGAATGCCCGTGAGTTGCCGCGCCGTCCCGGCTCCCAGCCCGTGTCCTACTTCCTTGAGCAGCAGTGGATACCCCACGCGCGGCACCACCTCGCCCAGGCGCTTGCGAATCCCGCGCCAGTTCGTGTCCCCGCCTGCCTGAAAGGCTTCCTGCAGCGGATTGACGTGCAGCGCCAGCGCGTCGGCGTTCACGGTGTCGATGGCGCGCGTGATTTCACGTTCGCCGTACCCCAAAAGCAGCTGCACGGCGCCCAGATTGCCAATCAAGAGGATGTCCGGAGCGTGGGTGCGGACCTGAAAGCTGGGTTGCACCTCGGGCTGTTCGAGCATGACGCGCTGCGAGCCGAGCATCATGCCGATGCCCAGTTCCTGCGCAGCAAGGGCAAGGTTGCGGTTGATCAGACCGGAGCGCGCTGCGCCCCCGGTCATGGCACCGATCAACAGCGGCGCCCGCAGGCGCTTGCCGAGAAAGGTCACCGACAAGTCGATCTCGTCCAGATTGACTTCGGGCAGCGCGTGGTAAGGCCAGCCGACACCTTCAAACCCGGCGGTCTTGGTGTGGTAGAGCACTTCGTCTGACAGACAGGCGTCGATGTGGCGCAGTTTGCGCTGGGACAGCTCAGCGGGACGGTCGGTGCTCAAGGATCATAGCGTACTGCAAGATCCCGACCCGGCAGGGTGTCAAAGCCCACCAGCCTCCGGGCGATCAGTTGGGCGCGCGAATTCCGCACGGCGCAGCCGTCTCGTTCAAATGCAGCAGCGGAAGACAGTACGCCGCGATGCCTGTCGGAACCGTCAGCGCAGCAGTCCGGTGCTGAGTGGTTTTCACGCCTGCCAGCAGCGCCAGGAGGGCTACGGCCGCCCAAAGGAGCGGGGTGATTCGTTCGGTGACCTTTTGCATTTCTTCACGGTACTGGAGTGCTGTCGTTTGCTGATGAGCCCGCAGCCTCAACCGGGTGGCCCGAGCGCCAGGCGGAAATCGAAATTACCAGCGTGTCTGCGCGTCCTCGCTTGGCGTCAGCCAGAAACGCGCGTAAGGAGGTAAGGCCAGCATTTCGCCAGGAGCGACGTGCGCCCCACTGATGCGGTCTCGCGCGCGCGTCAGGCCACGTTCGTGCAGGGGTGCGGCGTAGAGGTGTTGCTCGGCTTCGCTGAAGTTGTACACCGCGAGCAGCGTGCCCAGCGGATGCGGCCGTTCGAGCAGCAGGACGTGGGGATTGGGCGAAGGCACCACCCGGCTCTCGACGGCCGCGTGAAAGTGCGCTGTGGCCTTGCGGGCCGCAATCAGCTGCTGCAGTCCCAGGTACATGCGGCCCTCGGTGCTGCTTGCATCGAAGCGCCGGGCGGCTTTGTCCCAATTCATGCGCGGTCGGTGAACCCAGCGGTTGTCGCCCGCGTGCTCGGGATGCTCGGCAAAGTGGTTATGGTTGAGCAGGGCCAGTTCGTCGCCCATGTACAGCAGCGGAATGCCCCCGAAGCCCAGCACGACCGCGTGCCCGAGCAGCAGCCGCTCCAGGCTGAGGTGAAGTTCGCGGGCGTCGCGCTGCTCCAATGCCCGCTCCAGTCCGGCGAGGCTGGCCCCCGAACCACTGATGCGGCGGTCGCCCGTGCGCGGATTGTGCTGAAAGACCAGCCCGCGCGCGAAGCTGCCCGGAAACACGCCCGAATAGAAGTCGCTCAGGAAACGCCGGTGTCCTTCGCCGCTCAGGCCCACCGCGTCCGCGTCGGCGTCGCTGATGGCCCAGCCGATGTCGTCGTGGCAGCGCACGTACATGCCCCACGCCGTGCTGGTGGGTTTGGGCGGAAAGACGCTGAGCGCGCGCTCCATCAGACGAATATCGCGCGAAGCGAGACTCGACCAGATCTGCACCATCAGGCTGTTGTGGTAGGCAAGGTCGGAGACCTTGCCGTGGTGGGCGCCACGCCCCAGGTAAAACAGCAGTTCTTCGGGCGCCACGATGGCTTCGGCCTTAAAGACCACGGCGGGCGCGACAATACGCGCGACTGCCCGCAGGGCCTGGGTGATGGCGTGCACTTCGCTTTGATTCTGGCAATTCGTTCCGAGCCGTTTCCACATGAAGGCAATCGCGTCAAGGCGGAAGATTTCCACACCCCGGTTGGCGAGGTACAAAATCAGCTCGGCAAACTCCAGGAACACGTCGGGGTTGGCCCAGTTCAGGTCCCACTGGTAATGGTTGAAGGTGGTCCAGACCCACGACTGCGCCTGCTCGTCCCAGCTGAAGTTTCCGGGCGCGAAGTCTGGAAAGACTTCCGGCAGGGTCTGCTCGTACGAGTCGGGCAGGGTACGGTCGGGAAAGAGATGGAAGTAATCGCGGTATTTCGCGTTTCCCGCACGGGCTTTTTCGGCCCACTCGTGCTCGCGCGCCACGTGGTTGAGCACCAGGTCCAGGCATAAGCTGACGCCGCTGGCACGCAGACGTTTCGCCAGGCGTGCGAGATCACGCATGTCGCCGAGGTCGGGCCTCACTTCGCGGTAATCGGCCACTGCGTACCCGCCGTCGTTCTCGCCTTCGCGAGGTTTCAGGAGCGGCATCAGGTGCAGGTACTTCACACCCAGTTCCTCCAGGTACGGAACGTGTTCCTGCACGCCTGTGAGGGTTCCGGCGAACCGGTCGGCGTAACAGACGTACCCGATCATGTCCTCTTTTTGAAACCAGTCGGGTGACAAGAGGCGCTGCGCATCGAGCCGTTTGAGGTCACCGCTGCGTTCGTGGTCAGCGTGAATCATCACCTCAAGCAGCCGTTGCATCAGGTCGGGCGCGTCAGGGTAGACCGCCGAGAGGCCGTCGCGCAACTCGGACCCGTAGCGTTCGAAACGAAGCTGAAACGTTTCCAGGTCGCGGTCGTCATCGTACGCCGCGTGAATCAGCGACAGGAGGTCAGGGGTCGGCACGTGCTCCATGATACGGAGCGCCTGTTCCCCAAGCGATGAGGAACCCTGCGGCTCGGCCTGGGCAGGGTGTCAGGGGTTCCGCGGGCTTTGATCGCCGCGTGTCCTGAGCGGGCACACTCCGGGATTGACCACGAACGCCGTGCGCGCTGCTTCGGCAATCCTGCTCATTTGTGTATTCAGTACACCCCGTTCGTGTATTCAGTACACCTCATTTTT
The Deinococcus peraridilitoris DSM 19664 genome window above contains:
- the fni gene encoding type 2 isopentenyl-diphosphate Delta-isomerase → MSTDRPAELSQRKLRHIDACLSDEVLYHTKTAGFEGVGWPYHALPEVNLDEIDLSVTFLGKRLRAPLLIGAMTGGAARSGLINRNLALAAQELGIGMMLGSQRVMLEQPEVQPSFQVRTHAPDILLIGNLGAVQLLLGYGEREITRAIDTVNADALALHVNPLQEAFQAGGDTNWRGIRKRLGEVVPRVGYPLLLKEVGHGLGAGTARQLTGIPFAALDVAGAGGTNWAKVEDLVRHGRVTRPELAEVGIPTVQSLREVRRALPEMPLVASGGVRSGLDVAKSLALGASVAALARPLLAPALEGPEAVVAHLRGVIEELRVALFVAGLDSVRGLSASSPDHPGVKGASPGA
- a CDS encoding amylosucrase yields the protein MEHVPTPDLLSLIHAAYDDDRDLETFQLRFERYGSELRDGLSAVYPDAPDLMQRLLEVMIHADHERSGDLKRLDAQRLLSPDWFQKEDMIGYVCYADRFAGTLTGVQEHVPYLEELGVKYLHLMPLLKPREGENDGGYAVADYREVRPDLGDMRDLARLAKRLRASGVSLCLDLVLNHVAREHEWAEKARAGNAKYRDYFHLFPDRTLPDSYEQTLPEVFPDFAPGNFSWDEQAQSWVWTTFNHYQWDLNWANPDVFLEFAELILYLANRGVEIFRLDAIAFMWKRLGTNCQNQSEVHAITQALRAVARIVAPAVVFKAEAIVAPEELLFYLGRGAHHGKVSDLAYHNSLMVQIWSSLASRDIRLMERALSVFPPKPTSTAWGMYVRCHDDIGWAISDADADAVGLSGEGHRRFLSDFYSGVFPGSFARGLVFQHNPRTGDRRISGSGASLAGLERALEQRDARELHLSLERLLLGHAVVLGFGGIPLLYMGDELALLNHNHFAEHPEHAGDNRWVHRPRMNWDKAARRFDASSTEGRMYLGLQQLIAARKATAHFHAAVESRVVPSPNPHVLLLERPHPLGTLLAVYNFSEAEQHLYAAPLHERGLTRARDRISGAHVAPGEMLALPPYARFWLTPSEDAQTRW